Within the Kribbella aluminosa genome, the region GTTTCACGGACCCGATCGACGCGTTCAACGTGCTCTGGTGGTCCGGAGCGGCCAAGGTCCTTTCTGGTCATATTGTTGACAATCGGGTTGATCCCGGGCTGCGCCGGGTCGCCGAGCTGGGCGCGGCGTACACGGCCTCGGACTTCCTCGACGCGACCGCCGTCCGGATGGAGCTCGGCACCCTGATGGGGCGGTTTCACCAGCAGTACGACGTACTCGTCACGCCGACGCTGCCGATCACGGCGTTCCCCGTCGGGCAGGACGTCCCGGACGGATCGGCGTCGCCCGACTGGACTGACTGGACGCCGTACACGTATCCGTTCAACCTCACCCAGCAGCCGGCGCTGATGGTGCCGTGCGGGTTCACAGTGGCCGGCTTGCCTGTCGGATTGCAGATTGTCGGCAATCGCCATGCCGACGCGTTGACGCTTCAGGTCGGTCAGGCGTACCAGGCCGCGACCGACTGGCACCGGCTTACCCCGAGCTTGGAGGCACGATGAAGCACCTCACGGTCAGCCTGGACAAGCGCGGCGTGAGCTGCGTGGCGAAACTGCTCGACGACGTCGCGCCGCGGACGTGTGCAGCGGTGTGGGATGCGCTGCCGCTGTCGGCGCCGGTGTTCCACGGGAAGTACGCGCGGAACGAGATCTACACGTTGCTGCCCGGGTTCGCGCCCGACCCGGGGAAGGAGAACACGACGATCACGCCGATCCCGGGGGACCTGTGCTGGTTCTCGTTCGACTCCGACGATCTCGGGAATCCGGCGTACGGCTACGAGAACACGACCGGTACGGGTACGACGGGTGCGATTGTCGACCTTGCCGTCTTCTACGGGCGGAACAACCTGCTGATCAACGGTGATCAGGGCTGGGTGCCCGGGAACGTGTTCGGGGCCGTCACTGAGAACCTCGCCGAGTTCGCCGCGGCGTGCCAGGACCTGTGGATGGGTGGCGCGCGCGGGGAGACGCTGTCGTTCAGCCGGTTGTGAACGGTTGCTGCAGCTCGGTGACCCAGTCCTGCGGGTTCTCCGGCGTGTCGAGGTAGAGCTCTCGAGCCGGTTCCGCGGCACGTCTGCCGTTGTCTTCGAGCCAGCGGGCGAGTGCCTGCCAGGACGGAAGTACCTGGTCGATGGGTCCGCGGTGGACGAGCGTTGCCGCTTGCGTCGCCGGTAGGTCGATCACGTCGAGTCCGTTGAGGTTGCCTTCGGCATCGACCGCGGCCGGGACTGTTGCGCGTACGACGATGTCCGTCTGCTGCTCGTACAGGCAGGTGAGACGGCCGGCCGGATGTACGTCGGCGTGCGGCAACCGGCGGCCGAGTTCCGCGCACAGCGGGTGTACCACGGGCGTGATGTCGTCGGGCGTGAAGCTCGCCGCCGTTGTGGTCAGGCCGACCAGACGTACTGCGGGCAGCTCCTTGACGACGATGTCGTTGGCTGGGACATCTGCCTCCAGGCCGCGGAGCCGCGACTCGACCTGGGCGAGTCGCGCATAGCTCTCGGCCAGGCCGGTCTCCAGTTGTGCGCGTCGCATCGTGAGCATCGCGCGCAGCTCGGTCGGGCCGAGATTGTCGGCAATCATCTTGTCGACCTGATCGAGCGAGAACCCGAGGTCCTTCAGCGCGACGATCCGGTTCAGGTCGGCGAGCTGGGCGGCGGTGTAGCTGCGGTACCCGGTCGCGGGATCGACGTACGCCGGCCGCAGCAGCCCGATCGCGTCGTAGTGCCGCAGCATCCGGACCGATACCCGGCCGTGCCGTGCGAACTCCCCGATTGCGAACATGCCGACAGTCAACCAGCTCTCTAGCGCGATCCGAGGTGTTGAGCGAGGAGTTCGGCGAAGGTGATCGCGGTGTCGTCCTCGTGCCACGGGCCGATCACCTGAGCCGCCGTGGGGAGGCCGGTCGCCGTACGGCCGATCGGCATGCTGAGCGCGGGATGGCCGGTCAGCGAGGCGTGAGCGATCCAGAACACCTGCGCTTCGTACGGGCGCCCGTCGATCGTTGTCGAACCGTGCGGGAACGCGACGGTGAAGCTCGTCGGGCACAGGAACACGTCGATGTCCTCAAAGTACCGCTGCCACTTCGCCCTGGCGGCCAGACGGTTGCGCTCGGTGGTGAGCAGTTGGTCGACGGTCATCGTGGTCGGCTCGCCGCCGTGGAGCGCGAAGAACAGTTCGACCTGGCGGCTGAACTCCTCGGCCTGTTCGTCCGGGTCGACGCCGTCCGGCCAACTGTCGACAATCTTCGCGCCGGTCGCGGCGATCCGGTCGATCGTGTCGGACAGCGCGTCACCGACTTCGCTCGTCACCGGTGCTGCCGGGTGATCGGTGACGATGCCGACGCGATAGTCCTTCAGGGCGCGGTGCCGTGGGGCTGCGAGGTCGTAGGTGTACGGCGCCTCGGGGGCCGGCGGTGGCGCGGAGCGCGATCCGCAGGTCCGCGGCAGAGCGGGCGAGCGGTCCGATTGTTGACAATATGGGCATTTCACTGGGGACGTACGGCGTCCCCGGCACCTGGAATCCGCCTTGCGGGACGAGCCCGTTGGTGGGCTTCAGCCCGTAGACACCGCAGTACGCCGCCGGCAAACGAATCGACCCGACCAGGTCGGATCCGTACTCGAGATACGTAAGCCCCGCCGCAAGCGCCGCCGCCGCACCACCGGACGAGCCGCCCGGTGTGCGGGTCACGTCGGCAGGGTTGTTGGTCCGCCCGTAGATCTCGTTCGCCGTCTGCCCGAAGTCGCCAAGCATCGTGTGAACATTCGTCTTGCCGACAATCTGCGCTCCGGCCCGCTGCAACTTCTTCACGACAACCGCGTCCTCGTCCGCGACGTAGTCAGCGAACGCCGGATTACCCCACGTCGTATGCATCCCGGCAACGTCAAAACAGTCCTTCACCGTCACCGGAACCCCATGCAGCGGCCCTAGCCCACACCCCTCAAGCGGCTTTTCCGGCTGGGCGACCCGTGCTGCGTCGGCGCGATCCGCGGCGGTCAGCGCGTACTCGCGCCGTATCTCGACGACCGCATTGACCTCGGTGTCAGCCGCGATCCGGCCGAGTAGCTCCTCGGTGACCTCCCGCGACGTCACCTGCCCCGTACGAATCCGCTCCGCAATCTCTCCAGCTGTGAACATGAGGATTGTCTACGGTCTGACACCGTGTGAGAGTCAACGCTCAACCTCGACCCCGTTGTGAAACACCCGGCGGATCCGCTCCTCCACCGCGGTGCAGTCCAGCGTCGTACCGTCCAGCACCACCAGATCAGCCCGCTTGCCGGCCGCGATCTCGCCCCGGTCGTGCGCCAGCCCGAGCAACCACGCCGCATCGATCGTCGCCGCCCGCAACGCGCCCGCATCACCCAGACCGGCCGTCGATAGGTGCCGCAGTTCCCACAACGCCTCCGAGTAGGGCCGCACCGGATTGTCCGTCCCCATCGCGATCCGCACCCCCGCGTCGATCGCCAGCCGCATCGACTCCCGATGTGCCTCGGCTGCTCCGTCCGGCACCTGCTCCGGATCGGACTGCGTAACCGACAACGTCGGCACGTACCACGTCTTGTTCTCAGCCATCGCCTCGACCGCGTCCAAGTACGTCCCATGCTCCACACTCGCAGCCCCGGCCCGCGCCGCCAGTTCAGCCGCTCGGGCTCCGTGTGCGTGCACCATCACCCGCCGCCCACCACGCCGCGCCGCCTCGTCGACCACAGCGGCCAACTCCTCGAACGTCAGCTGCACATCGTGTACGCCGGACCCGAGCGCGATCGACCCGGTCGCCGTCACCTTGATCCAGTCGGCCCCCGCGCGCACCATCCGCCGTACGACGGCCCGTCCCGCGTCAGCCCCGTCGAAGATCGGATCCGGCAACGACGGATCACCGTAGTAGTCGAGCGATCCGGTGCGTGGCGCCCAGAGGTCGCCGATCGCCCCAGTCGTACCGACCTGCCGCAAACTCAGCAGCAGATCGGGCCCCTCGATCCACCCGTTCTCGATCGCGAGCCGCACACCCGCGTCCGCACTCCACGCGTCCCGCGCCGTCGTCACCCCGAGCCGTAGCAAC harbors:
- a CDS encoding DUF3830 family protein encodes the protein MKHLTVSLDKRGVSCVAKLLDDVAPRTCAAVWDALPLSAPVFHGKYARNEIYTLLPGFAPDPGKENTTITPIPGDLCWFSFDSDDLGNPAYGYENTTGTGTTGAIVDLAVFYGRNNLLINGDQGWVPGNVFGAVTENLAEFAAACQDLWMGGARGETLSFSRL
- a CDS encoding MerR family transcriptional regulator, which translates into the protein MFAIGEFARHGRVSVRMLRHYDAIGLLRPAYVDPATGYRSYTAAQLADLNRIVALKDLGFSLDQVDKMIADNLGPTELRAMLTMRRAQLETGLAESYARLAQVESRLRGLEADVPANDIVVKELPAVRLVGLTTTAASFTPDDITPVVHPLCAELGRRLPHADVHPAGRLTCLYEQQTDIVVRATVPAAVDAEGNLNGLDVIDLPATQAATLVHRGPIDQVLPSWQALARWLEDNGRRAAEPARELYLDTPENPQDWVTELQQPFTTG
- a CDS encoding amidase family protein; protein product: MTSEVGDALSDTIDRIAATGAKIVDSWPDGVDPDEQAEEFSRQVELFFALHGGEPTTMTVDQLLTTERNRLAARAKWQRYFEDIDVFLCPTSFTVAFPHGSTTIDGRPYEAQVFWIAHASLTGHPALSMPIGRTATGLPTAAQVIGPWHEDDTAITFAELLAQHLGSR
- a CDS encoding amidase family protein, which codes for MFTAGEIAERIRTGQVTSREVTEELLGRIAADTEVNAVVEIRREYALTAADRADAARVAQPEKPLEGCGLGPLHGVPVTVKDCFDVAGMHTTWGNPAFADYVADEDAVVVKKLQRAGAQIVGKTNVHTMLGDFGQTANEIYGRTNNPADVTRTPGGSSGGAAAALAAGLTYLEYGSDLVGSIRLPAAYCGVYGLKPTNGLVPQGGFQVPGTPYVPSEMPILSTIGPLARSAADLRIALRATAGPRGAVHLRPRSPTAPRPEGLSRRHRHRSPGSTGDERSR
- a CDS encoding amidohydrolase family protein yields the protein MVLDVGSGAVRTADVVLANNRIVGVGIGLDGDEGIDCAGSLEVPGFVDCHTHVCFGPAGMDALRVPRSARVLSAVPALRTLLRLGVTTARDAWSADAGVRLAIENGWIEGPDLLLSLRQVGTTGAIGDLWAPRTGSLDYYGDPSLPDPIFDGADAGRAVVRRMVRAGADWIKVTATGSIALGSGVHDVQLTFEELAAVVDEAARRGGRRVMVHAHGARAAELAARAGAASVEHGTYLDAVEAMAENKTWYVPTLSVTQSDPEQVPDGAAEAHRESMRLAIDAGVRIAMGTDNPVRPYSEALWELRHLSTAGLGDAGALRAATIDAAWLLGLAHDRGEIAAGKRADLVVLDGTTLDCTAVEERIRRVFHNGVEVER